The following proteins are co-located in the Mycolicibacterium goodii genome:
- a CDS encoding cation acetate symporter, whose amino-acid sequence MTGSPLTAAALLFAAVATVAIGAYGVKFSRTTSDFLVASRSVGSRWNAAAISGEYLSAASFLGVAGLIAKYGADALWYPVGFTAGYLGLLLFVAAPLRRSGAYTVPDFAEFRLGSTWLRKVAMFVVVVICVFYLAPQYQGAGLALKTLLGVPVWTGPLLVCTIVIANVVAGGMRSITFVQAFQYWLKLTAIAIPALALLGLFVNDRGELGGPLPPSVDQQTAVAIDTDVVVRVVEPAGITVTGTLDGRDVEAAPIGAPGDHTLDAGTTLTLRAGAATPVVAGTPSTGSQWIASGGGLGGGHPLYQVVSIIVATFLGTMGLPHVLVRFYTNPDGRAARRTALVVIALLSLYYLFPTLLGVFSRLYVPQLLITGTADAAVLLAPGAAIGGALGQLLAALVAAGAIAAFLATSSGLLVSIAGALATDVLRGRVRDFRAAAVIGGIIPLPLSLFVSGLELSRSVGLAFAVAASTLCPLLVLGIWWRGLTVVGAVCGLVVGGLVCGSAVIIAIAGGVDETVLGGWPAVMIGYPAAVSVPVAFLTMILVSRFTRSTLSAPTVAQIFARMHVPERLGMGVERLPQSR is encoded by the coding sequence ATGACCGGCTCTCCGCTGACCGCCGCCGCGCTGCTGTTCGCCGCCGTCGCGACCGTCGCGATCGGCGCCTACGGCGTGAAGTTCTCCCGCACCACCTCGGACTTCCTGGTCGCCTCCCGCAGCGTCGGCTCACGCTGGAACGCGGCCGCCATCTCCGGGGAATATCTCTCGGCGGCATCGTTTCTCGGCGTCGCGGGACTGATCGCCAAGTACGGAGCCGACGCGCTGTGGTATCCCGTCGGTTTCACCGCGGGGTACCTGGGGCTGCTGCTGTTCGTGGCCGCGCCGCTGCGCCGCTCCGGCGCCTACACCGTGCCCGACTTCGCCGAATTCCGGCTCGGCTCAACATGGTTGCGCAAGGTCGCGATGTTCGTCGTGGTGGTGATCTGCGTGTTCTATCTGGCCCCGCAGTACCAGGGCGCCGGACTCGCACTGAAAACCCTGCTGGGCGTTCCGGTCTGGACCGGCCCGCTGCTGGTGTGCACGATCGTGATCGCCAACGTGGTCGCGGGCGGCATGCGCTCGATCACCTTTGTGCAGGCCTTCCAGTACTGGCTGAAACTGACCGCGATCGCGATCCCGGCGCTGGCGCTGCTCGGCCTGTTCGTCAACGATCGCGGCGAACTCGGCGGTCCGCTACCGCCGAGTGTCGATCAGCAGACCGCCGTCGCGATCGACACCGACGTCGTCGTCCGCGTCGTCGAGCCGGCAGGCATCACGGTCACCGGAACACTCGACGGACGTGACGTCGAGGCCGCGCCGATCGGCGCGCCGGGCGATCACACCCTCGACGCGGGAACCACTCTCACGCTGCGGGCCGGTGCGGCGACCCCGGTCGTGGCGGGCACGCCCAGCACCGGATCGCAGTGGATCGCCTCAGGAGGCGGACTGGGCGGCGGCCATCCGCTGTACCAGGTGGTGTCGATCATCGTCGCGACGTTCCTGGGGACCATGGGGCTGCCACACGTGCTGGTGCGCTTCTACACCAACCCCGACGGTCGGGCCGCGCGGCGCACGGCACTGGTGGTGATCGCGCTGCTGTCGCTGTACTACCTGTTCCCGACGCTGCTGGGGGTGTTCTCCCGGCTGTACGTGCCGCAGTTGTTGATCACCGGAACCGCCGACGCCGCGGTGCTGCTCGCACCCGGCGCCGCGATCGGCGGTGCACTCGGCCAGCTGCTGGCCGCCCTCGTGGCCGCCGGCGCGATCGCCGCGTTCCTGGCGACGTCGTCGGGCCTGCTGGTGAGCATCGCCGGTGCGCTGGCCACCGACGTGCTGCGGGGCCGGGTGCGCGACTTCCGGGCCGCGGCAGTGATCGGCGGGATCATCCCACTTCCGTTGTCGCTGTTCGTATCCGGACTCGAGCTGTCCCGCAGCGTCGGACTCGCGTTCGCGGTCGCGGCGTCGACGCTGTGTCCGCTTCTGGTACTCGGGATCTGGTGGCGCGGCCTGACCGTGGTGGGTGCGGTGTGTGGACTGGTCGTGGGCGGACTGGTGTGCGGCAGCGCGGTGATCATCGCGATCGCGGGCGGGGTCGATGAGACCGTCCTCGGCGGCTGGCCCGCGGTGATGATCGGTTACCCGGCCGCGGTGAGTGTGCCGGTGGCGTTCCTGACGATGATTCTGGTCAGCCGGTTCACCCGCTCGACCCTGAGCGCCCCCACCGTGGCCCAGATCTTCGCGCGCATGCATGTACCGGAACGGCTCGGCATGGGTGTGGAGCGTCTGCCGCAGTCGCGGTGA
- a CDS encoding LytR/AlgR family response regulator transcription factor, which produces MSARALKVLAVDDEAPALDELAYLLGRNPDVAEVLTASDATSALRELNRHTIDAVFLDINMPGLSGIELAGVLTNFAHRPAVVFVTAHDDKAVSAFDVGAVDYLLKPIRQNRLDEAVRRVGTAPAPTPDAAPDDQDSAVIPAELGGITHLVPRDSIGWVEAEGDYARLHSATGAHLVRIPLSTLETRWRDHGFQRIHRSYLVSLKQVTGLRTADGAVLVRLRANGASPAVELPVSRRQARELRDRLIRDPMRNLKPNGADD; this is translated from the coding sequence ATGAGCGCACGCGCGCTGAAAGTGCTCGCCGTCGACGACGAAGCCCCCGCCCTCGACGAACTGGCCTACCTGTTGGGCCGCAATCCCGATGTGGCCGAGGTGCTCACGGCCTCCGACGCCACCTCGGCGCTGCGCGAGTTGAACCGGCACACCATCGACGCGGTGTTCCTCGACATCAACATGCCGGGGCTGTCGGGCATCGAACTCGCCGGTGTCCTCACCAACTTCGCCCACCGTCCGGCGGTGGTGTTCGTGACGGCGCACGACGACAAGGCGGTCTCGGCGTTCGACGTGGGCGCGGTGGACTACCTGCTCAAGCCGATCCGGCAGAACCGCCTCGACGAGGCGGTCCGCCGCGTGGGCACCGCGCCGGCGCCGACGCCGGACGCCGCACCCGACGACCAGGACTCTGCGGTGATCCCCGCCGAACTCGGCGGCATCACCCACCTGGTGCCCCGCGACAGCATCGGCTGGGTCGAGGCCGAGGGCGACTACGCCAGGCTGCACTCGGCCACCGGCGCGCACCTGGTGCGAATCCCGTTGAGCACGTTGGAAACCCGCTGGCGCGACCACGGGTTCCAGCGCATCCACCGGTCGTATCTGGTGTCGTTGAAGCAGGTGACGGGCCTGCGCACCGCCGACGGTGCGGTGCTGGTGCGCCTGCGCGCCAACGGCGCCTCCCCCGCGGTGGAGCTTCCGGTGAGCCGCAGGCAGGCCCGCGAACTGCGCGACCGGCTGATCCGTGACCCGATGCGCAACCTGAAACCCAATGGTGCCGATGACTAG
- a CDS encoding winged helix-turn-helix transcriptional regulator, translating to MARPCPTGRHDHHNVYSETCPCRALLDLLANKWSALIIGLLDEQGAVRFTELQAQLPGVGAKMLTRTLRRLEAASLVSRTIYPEVPPRVEYTLTELGVSVSEPLGQVRAWAESNIDQIERLNPNWAQ from the coding sequence GTGGCCAGACCATGCCCGACGGGACGCCACGATCACCACAACGTGTACTCGGAGACCTGCCCGTGCCGCGCGTTGCTGGACCTGCTCGCCAACAAATGGTCGGCGCTGATCATCGGACTGCTGGACGAGCAGGGCGCGGTGCGGTTCACCGAACTGCAGGCGCAACTGCCCGGTGTGGGCGCCAAGATGCTCACCCGCACGTTGCGGCGTCTCGAGGCCGCGTCGCTGGTGTCGCGCACGATATATCCCGAGGTGCCGCCGCGGGTCGAGTACACGCTCACCGAGTTGGGCGTGAGCGTGTCCGAACCGCTGGGGCAGGTGCGGGCATGGGCCGAGAGCAACATCGACCAGATCGAACGGCTCAACCCGAACTGGGCGCAGTAG
- a CDS encoding DUF485 domain-containing protein yields MSETELSARHAPSSAQFVAMQASPEFKELRSRLRRFVFPMTAFFLVWYAIYVALGAFAHDFMAIQVIGNINVGLIIGLGQFLSTFVITGLYVRFANRELDPRAAAIREELEGTAQ; encoded by the coding sequence GTGTCCGAAACCGAGCTATCCGCCCGACACGCGCCCAGCAGTGCGCAGTTCGTGGCCATGCAGGCCAGTCCCGAGTTCAAGGAGCTGCGCAGCAGGCTGCGTCGGTTCGTGTTCCCCATGACGGCGTTCTTCCTGGTCTGGTACGCCATCTACGTCGCCCTGGGTGCGTTCGCCCACGACTTCATGGCGATCCAGGTGATCGGCAACATCAACGTCGGGTTGATCATCGGCCTCGGTCAATTCTTGTCCACGTTCGTCATCACCGGCCTGTACGTGCGGTTCGCCAACCGGGAACTCGACCCGCGCGCCGCGGCCATCCGTGAGGAACTCGAAGGGACCGCGCAGTGA